Genomic DNA from Lactuca sativa cultivar Salinas chromosome 8, Lsat_Salinas_v11, whole genome shotgun sequence:
AAATTGGGCCAAGACTAATACAAGCCAACTTTATTATGGATCAACTTTTAATATCGTTAAATCCGAGAGATGCACAAAAGATGataaaaagttaaaaaccatCTTCTTTAAAATCTGATTCGGATTTTATTTGAAATAGTAAATACCAGTTTACTCAACTGGTTGATTTTTGTATCGGGTCTGGCAATGAAATTATGTATCCGATAGTATAAGTTCCAAAACCGGTTTTTCAAATGACTTTTCAGATTATTAGGTTGCGTTTAGTTACGGAAAAACagtttttcatttttgtttttctttttccctTTTCTCTTTTCGTTTTCTGTTCTCAATTTTTAACCGTTTTTTTTTATCGGTTTTGTTATGCATTTAGCAATTAATGAATGTATTCCATAGTTAATTTCCAAACAAAGATAATTTACGATATAATCTttctaaaggttttaaaaaaaatcgaacTTTAAACAAACATCATTAAGATCatgtaaaaataaataacatagtCGACGAATTAGATTAAATTAGGCCAAGACTAATACAAGCCAACTTTATTATGGATCAACTTTTAATATCGTTATATATCAGAGGTGCACAAAAGATGataaaaagttaaaaaccatCTTCTTTAAAATCTGATTCGGATTTTATTTGAAATAGTAAAACCGGTTTAGTCAACTGGTTGATTTTTGTATCGGGTCTGGCAATGAAATTATGTATCCGTTAGTATTGGTTCTAAACCGGTTTTTCAAATGACTTTTCAGATTATTAGGTTGCGTTTAGTGACggaaaaacaatttttcatttttgtttttctttttcctttttctgTTTTCGTTTTCTGTTCTCAATTTTTAACCGGGTTTTTTTATCGGTTTTGTTATGCATTTAGCAATTAATGAGTGTATTCGATAGTTAATTTCAAAACAAAGATAATGTACGATATAATCTTTctaaaggtttaaaaaaaattgaacttTAAACAAACATCATTAAGATCatgtaaaaataaataacatagtCGACGAATTAGATTAAATTAGGCCAAGACTAATACAAGCCAACTTTATTATGGATCAACTTTTAATATCGTTACATCCCAGAGATGCACAAAAGATGataaaaagttaaaaaccatCTTCTTTAAAATCTGATTCGGATTTTATTTGAAATAGTAAAACCGGTTTAGTCAACTGGTTGATTTTTGTATCGGGTCTGGCAATGAAATTATGTATCCGATAGTATAAGTTCTAAACCGGTTTTTCAAATGACTTTTCAGATTATTAGGTTGCGTTTAGTTACGGAAAAAcagtttttgatttttgtttttctttttccctTTTCTGTTTTTGTTTTCTGTTCTCAAATTTTAACCGGTTTTTTTTATCGGTTCTGTTATGCATTTAGCAATTAATGAATGTATTCCATAGTTAATTTCAAAACAAAGATTATTTATGATATAATCTTTctaaaggtttaaaaaaaatcgAACTTTAAACAAACATCATTAAGATCATGTAAAAATAAATAGCATAGTCGACGAAATAGATTAAATTGGGCCAAGACTAATACAAGCCAACTTTATTATGGATCAACTTTTAATATCGTTAAATCCGAGAGATGCACAAAAGATGataaaaagttaaaaaccatCTTCTTTAAAATCTGATTCGGATTTTATTTGAAATAGTAAATACCAGTTTACTCAACTGGTTGATTTTTGTATCGGGTCTGGCAATGAAATTATGTATCCGATAGTATAAGTTCCAAAACCGGTTTTTCAAATGACTTTTCAGATTATTAGGTTGCGTTTAGTTACGGAAAAACagtttttcatttttgtttttctttttccctTTTCTCTTTTCGTTTTCTGTTCTCAATTTTTAACCGTTTTTTTTATCGGTTTTGTTATGCATTTAGCAATTAATGAATGTATTCGATAGTTAATTTCCAAACAAAGATAATTTACGATATAATCTttctaaaggttttaaaaaaaatcgaacTTTAAACAAACATCATTAAGATCatgtaaaaataaataacatagtCGACGAATTAGATTAAATTAGGCCAAGACTAATACAAGCCAACTTTATTATGGATCAACTTTTAATATCGTTATATATCAGAGGTGCACAAAAGATGataaaaagttaaaaaccatCTTCTTTAAAATCTGATTCGGATTTTATTTGAAATAGTAAAACCGGTTTAGTCAACTGGTTGATTTTTGTATCGGGTCTGGCAATGAAATTATGTATCCGTTAGTATTGGTTCTAAACCGGTTTTTCAAATGACTTTTCAGATTATTAGGTTGCGTTTAGTGACggaaaaacaatttttcatttttgtttttctttttcctttttctgTTTTCGTTTTCTGTTCTCAATTTTTAACCGGGTTTTTTTATCGGTTTTGTTATGCATTTAGCAATTAATGAGTGTATTCGATAGTTAATTTCAAAACAAAGATAATGTACGATATAATCTTTctaaaggtttaaaaaaaattgaacttTAAACAAACATCATTAAGATCATGTAAAAATAAATAGTATAGTCGACGAATTAGATTAAATTGGGCCAAGACTAATACAAGCCAACTTTATTATGGATCAACTTTTAATATCGTTACATCCCAGAGGTGCACAAAAGATGataaaaagttaaaaaccatCTTCTTTAAAATCTGATTCGGATTTTATTTGAAATAGTAAAACCGGTTTAGTCAACTGGTTGATTTTTGTATCGGGTCTGGCAATGAAATTATGTATCCGATAGTATAAGTTCTAAACCGGTTTTTCAAATGACTTTTCAAATTATTAGGTTGCGTTTAGTTACAGAAAAACAGTTTTCATTTGTGTTTTTCTTTTTCCCTTTTCTGCTTTCGTTTTCTGTTCTCAATTTTTAACAGGTTTTTTTTAATCGATTTTGTTATGCATTTAGCAATTAATGAATGTATTCCAGAGTTAATTTCAAAACAAAGATAATTTACGATATAATCTTTctaaaggtttaaaaaaaatcgAACTTTAAACAAACATCATTAAGATCATGTAAAAATAAATAGCATAGTCGACGAATTGGATTAAATTGGGTCAAGACTAATACAAACCAACTTTATTATGGATCAACTTTTAATATCGTTACATCCCAGAGGTGTACAAAAGAGGATAAAAAGTAAAAACCATCTTCTTTAAAATCTGATTCGGATTTTATTTGAAATAGTAAAACCGGTTTAGTCAACTGGATGATTTTTGTATCGGGTCTGGCAATGAAATTCTGTATCCGATAGTATCGGTTCTAAACCGGTTTTTCAAATGACTTTTCAGATTATTAGGTTGTGTTTAGTTACGGAAAAAcagttttcatttttgtttttctttttccctTTTCTGTTTTCGTTTTCTTATCTCAATTTTCATTGGAAAATTTAGGAAACGCGTttagtaaaaactatatttttaattttcagttttagaaaattagaaaacgtTTTTCAATGTGTATTTTTCTATCGGTTttcattttaagaaaataatagcGGTGGTAAGGTGGGGGTGGGGGCGGCGACGAGGGGCAGTGGTGGTGTTGATGATGGcgacgatggtggtggtggcagcAACAACTATGGCAGTGGTGGTGATAGCGTCGACGATGGTGGTGGTGCTGGTGATGGGGTAGTGGTGGTAATGATGGTGATGGTATGTGCGTGATTATGGTAGTGGTGTTGGGCggttgtgtgtatgtatgtgtgtgcgtTGGTGTTGTGTGGGTGTGTTTGTGTTTGTGGGGTTGGGTTAAGTGTAGGTGTGTGTTTGTGGGAATGTTGGTGGGTGTGTTTGTGGGGGTGGGGATAAGTGGGGAGTGTGTGTTTATGGTGGTGTAAGTGTGGGTGCGGGTTGGGGTAGGTGTCTGTGTTGTgggggtgggtgggtgggtgtgtttgtgggggtggatgtgcatgtatgtatgtgtatggggggtgggggtgggggtgggtgAGTGGGAGTGGATAGATGTGGGTAGGTAGGGTGTGGTGGGTTGGGTGTTAAAGTGGGGTAGGTAGAGGTGGGTGGGTGAGAGTGGGTGTgtgtttatatttaaaaaaaaattgaaattagaaaattatggaaaacaatgattatgggttttccaaaaatttcccacttatttgaaaattttataaaaatagacgaactaaatgaattttcaaattttcattttccTTGGAAATTTTTTCGGAAAACGACTCATTTTTCCGCAACTAAACGCAACCTTAGactttttgtataatttttttgcGAATTAAATTTAAACTTCAAGTCTTCAACCATATACATATTTGTTGATTACAAATAAAGAAGATAGAAACAAAAATACAATAACATAAAAGTGAGAAAACTAGCAAATGAAATACCATATTTATAAATAGACTAAATCAAAGACATGTTTGATTATAATTTTTGGACAAAGTCTAATTTGTCTTAGCCACCCTCATTTATGTTGGGAGTTGGGAGAGATATCTCAAGTGCAACTTTTTCTTCATGGTTTCATTGCTCGACCAATATTTAGTTTCCTATAAAGTGAAATGGTAAGTTTTGAACTTTCTATAACATCCAAGTAATCCTACAAACAGATGAATACTTCCATTAATTTGGAGTGTTAATAACACACAACCAATGATGACTATAATcgaaaattgtaatttttttttccataaaGCTAAAAATATCTAGACCAAAAGTCTCGACCTCACCAATGGTCTACATTCCTCTTCACTTCATTTCACCAACAAAAAATGTTCTAAATTCTGTATTAGTTTTCAATTGGAATAATCAAAAGATGATATGTTCTTGATTCTCTTTTAGCTTTCAGTTATATGAGGAAAGTAGGATAATTTGACATAAAATAGATATGATAAGATAACCAATTAATTAAAGGTTGAGTTACAAAAAGAATGACAACAATACTTGATACTATTTTaaccaatccatatatatatatatatatatatatatatatatatatatatatatatatatatatatatatatatatatatatatatatcatactctCATCTAACCTTTTAACCTAAAACACTactctttttttattattttacatAAAATTTACATAAAATGGTAAAACTAGCAAGTGTGtaacattaaatgataaaaataGTACATTGTACTCAGTGAGAAAACTCACTCCTCCTAGGATATGCCCAAAGCTTGGGGGTAAAATCGTCATATGAATCACAATCACTATCATTATCACTGTCTGATGAAGCATACTCACCATCTATGTACTCAACAATCtgccaaaacaaaacaaataaacaaaatcaCATTCCAAACACCACAAGATGACTAGATAAATTGGAAACCTCTCATGGTTATTGAAGTTAAATTCAAGATACCTGTCGAGTAGATATTGGGTTGATTTGGTGATATTTACATTTCAGTCCAAATGTTTTGTTGTTTCCCATGTCATTGACCCAAACAGCTGCATGACAATGCTTGCAGAAGCCTCTAGAAGATGTAAGAAGTTTCTTCCATGAAATAGCTGCAATCAAAATAAATGTAATGCGTATAAAGTTGAATgatttcttaaaaatataaacTTGGGATGCTTTTGCTTACCTTCATAtgcttttttaaaaatatttttccaGTCAAGGCTGCCCTGTTGGGTGCATTTATCATTGATTAATTCACCATGAACGTGATTATTGATCTTGGAGAGAGTATTTGAAGTGTTGGTGTAGAGTGTCTTCCATACATGGCTATCACTTGAAGCAATGTTCCATGAACTGAAGACATGAAGCATTTACAGGTATTATTTACATTTTCAAGAAGTTGAAAATTTAAAATCCATGAAAAGATAGAAAAAAATACCGGCAAACTTGTGAAGAAGAAAGTAAAGATTGTAAATCCAAGAAACTGAAGACATGTACAAGAACATCTTGTGGAAGTTCAACCGAATCtgaacaaaaaacaaaaatcatgAAATGAGATTAATGTAAGAACTACAGAACATCAAATGCACATAAAACAAAAAACCAACCTTCTTCATTGTTTCGTGCTTTGGAATGCCTCTTATGAGCAACCATGGCATGCTTGAACTCGGTTACAGCCTGAGCCTTCTTTTGCTTTGGCAATGCTGATTCCACAGCTTGAAGGAGGGTATTTGCTGCATGAATGGCGGTTTGTGTTTGCATTCTGAATTCAAGTGAATGAAATTACAAAtgtattatgaaaaaaaaaagctCCATAAACAATCAAAAGGTTTATAATGCCCCAAATCCAGTAAATCCACTCAAACACATTTGAACAAAATGATGTTATTTGCTGCTTTCGAAATAATAGGCAGGTATGCTTATAAGTTATAATCAAGATTAATCTAAAAGCAAATGCGAATCCTCCAAAAAGTTTGTGTTTATGTGCTCCCTTCCGATTAAGTTTGAGGAAAAAACAAAAAAGCGAAGAGCTACACAGGAAGGCATATAAAGTCCATAAAACTCCAATTTGACTCTGCACAGGTTTATTACATTGATGACTACATTTAAGCTTTCTCTGTTGTATTATGAAAAGAATAATCAAGAAGACTTGAATTTGAAACACAGTTGGTTCCAAAATTGGATTCTGAATACCGAGGAACTACTAGACAATCAATTTGTGCGCTTTTCGGAAGAAATTTCATCAAACACCAtgaaaagtgaataaaaatatgaTTTAGATTAGGGATCGAAGGAAACATACCGAGGAAGAAGGCGAAAGGCGGCGAGGACGTCTTGGAAAACAAGAGATTGCAAGTTTTTGGGGAATTTAGAATAGGAGAGTTTGAGAATTAACGCAAGCTCTTTACAAGCCAACGGATACTGATAGATTCGGGAGAAGGATTGTTGAAGCCCTAATTTATGGTACCTATCCATCGGACCTTCCATTCTTCCAAATTTGTGGTGGTTTAAGAATTAGGGCAAATTTGCATGTTGATTGTTGCGGGGGAAATAGGAAGTTGAAGCGGTTTCATTTCATCGGTCATGACAGATTCTTTACACAATTACTTTTTGTTTCTCAAGTTAATGCCTGATCGTGTTCATTCTTTATTTGATATACAAATCTACTTTGAAATCAGGGATGGAAACGAGGCTTTCAAATTACGGATGAAAATGGGGCGGATAGTGCTGAGTTGACCGGCCCTCTCCTCGTTCCTGAATGTCTGACCTCCTTTTATTCAAGGGATGCGGAGAATCAAACCTCATCCTCAATAGATTTTGGGTTTATTTCTAACCTATCTCTCATGTTTTTTTTCAACGGCAAATgagatatatattaaaataaaataagaaaaaaggTACAAGCTTAGCCAACAACTAAACGTAGACACGAAAACAAAACTGCAAAGAAAATACAATATTATGAAAAAGGTAGAATTAGCCTCAAAAATTGCTCATGTGTTTGCACCAAATATATGATTGGGAGATGTTATCAACGCATTTTGTTGGGGGGAGtccaaatatttttttaaactttgtcGTTTGTAGCCCTCCAAATGTTCCAAAGAAGACAATAGAACACAATGTTTGTTATCAATATTTTCTTCGGACAGCTAGCCAATGAGGCCACGTGATCAATGAATTCCATCACACATGTGAAACTCCTAGATTGCAAACCACACCACTTGAAAATCCATTGAAGAACCACCTTAGCATACTCACAGCGAACTAGGAGATGATCAACTGATTTCTAGCTCCTTATTACACATCGGACACTCTGAGTTCGTGGTGTTAATACCCCTTATAGCTAATGTGTCAGCTACATGGATTCTACCCATCGAGGCCCTCCAAACAAAGCACTTGACTTTCAAAGGGATCACCTTTTCCCAACAAATTACTAGCCCACTATAATGGATTAATTTAGAGTCGATTAGTCGCCTCAAAAAGTTTACAATATATTCCTCATTTGGTGATAAGGTAAAACTGAAACCGAATGGGGGGAACATTTTGGTAGCCCAAATTTCCAATATCATTGTATAGTTGTAAGATTTCAACTAATTCAACAGCATTATTCAACTCATGCTTCCAACACCATGAGAAATCGTTCCTTGACAATCGCTCATTCAAAAACAACATTTTGTGGATTCAATCTGGTAAAGGTGAGGGGATTTTTGTTAGAAGGGGATGTTATCGCACCATGCATCCTTTCAAAACAGAATTTGAATGTTCGTACCAGGATTGAGTTTGAACAGGTCGTTGTCGTTGATATTGAGAGCAACAAGGGACTTAATGGCTTTAGCAATGTTGCACCATACTCCAGATGAGCCTTTCCTGGCTATATAAGTAGCAAGCTTCCTGAAAAGATTGTGTATGCTCATTATAACTGATGTGTGtgaactcaactagttttaaacctacttttaattataaaattagcACACagaggcagtggacctatcaattgtggtgtaGCTAAATAAGTAAGGTATTGAACACAGGGAACGgaaaaattaaactaatagctgATATTATCTaaaaaaacaagtaataaaaggaaatgttttctctagttttgcaagactagaaaactTAAATAAACTAACTAATACGCAATTTAACTAACTAGCAGCTAAAACAAGTTATTGCcactaaattcaataattaagaggacttctgtttaggttcgactcatttgatcccatggatgattttatagTGAATGtttcggattaattcttcattagTTAACGATTGAGGTGATTAGGTTCACATTcgttattactaatccttagaaaacagattaattcaagcaatggccagttgtctaaattaatgaatttcctagaTATTGATCCGGATTAAGTAATTTTACAATTAAGGGTGAAGGCTTGGCAACGTATTTTCATGTGCACCTTTGAGAGCTTCTACCAACACTTTCTTGGTCAAGTGATCAAAAGATTTCGATGCTAACTTGCTGAGAGCGTCGACCCTCGCATATTTCCCCTGGGAAATATGCTTGATCTTGAAGCTTTTAAACGAATGTGTTAACTTCCACATTGTGTCTAGGTATCTCTGCATCCTTTGGTCATTGGATTCGTAAGTGTCATTGACTCTGTTAGTGATGAACAAAGAGTCGCTAAAAGCTGAGAGGTGTTTTGCTTTGACCTCTCGCGCTAGGCGAAGGCCCACGAGAAGTGATTCATATTCAGACTCGTTATTGGAGACCTGGAATTCGAATCTTAAAGAATAAATGATCTCTGCACCACCAGGGTTTTTGAGGATCAAGCCCGCATTAGATCCTTCCTTGCTTGCAGCGTTGTCAGTATGCAGCTCCCACACTTCTTTTCTCGCTTCGGGGTCCGAGGGCTCTATCGACACAGTCGTCGACACCCTTTTGAGCGTATCGGGGATTTCTACTTGGAAGTTTAATAGAGCTTGAGATTTGATTCCGGATCGTGGTCGGTAATCTATGTCGTGCTCTCATAGCTCGATGGCCCATTTCGCCATTCGTCCCAACATTTTCAGTCTTGGAGGGATTTGCTTCACTGGGAAGTCGGTTAGAACCTCAATCTTGCGAGCCTAGAAGTAGCGTCGGAGGCGTCTGGCTGCGTAAATCAGTGCAAGGACTAATTTCTCTAGAATTAGGTAATTGAGCTCTGGGACCTACAATGCTCTGCTCACGAAGTGTATCGGAAGctacttttggtcccttttgactGTCAGTACCAACGATATAGCTTCGTCAAATGCTGTCAGGTACATCTGCAGGGTCTTTCCTGGTAAGGGGCTCGCCATGGCCAGGAGCTGCTGTAAGGCTTCCTTCAGACATTGTAGGGGCTTATCAGCCCATTTTGTCCATTTGAACTAGTTTTTGTCAACACAACACTTTAGTGTATGGAAGAGTGGGAGAGCTTTTTCAACTGACTTGGCAATGAACCTGTTGAGTACCTTTAGTATCCCATTGATATCCTGGACCCCCTTCAGGTTGTGGGGAGCCGTGGAGTTGAGGAACTCCTGGATCTTGGCTTAGTTCGGTGTGATTCCTTCTTTGGTTATCTGGTAACCTAGGAATTGGCCCTCTTCTACTCCAAAGGTACACTTTCCTGGATTGAGTTTCATTTGTGCTTCTACCAGGGTCTGAAAGGTTTCCTCAATGTCTCCGAGTAACTCTGCTTTGTGACGAATTTTGATAACCATGTCATCAAAGTAAACCTTGACGTTCCTGCCGATTTGGTTGGCGAAGACTTTTTCCATCAGGCGTTGATATGTTTCCCTAGTGTTTTAAGCCGCAATGACATTTTTTGTAGCAGAACGTGCCATGATCGGTGTGGAATGTTGTCTTTTCCTCATCTTCCCCACACATTTGGACTTGGTGATAGCCTTTGTAAGCGTCGGTGAAGAATTTTAGTTGGAAGCCTTCCAAGGATTCAACCTTTTGGTTTATCTCAGGGAGGAGGTAATGATTTTTTGGGCAGACGTTGTTTAGATTggaataatcaatgcacattcacCACGATCCATCATGATTATTTACCATTACAGGGTTAGCCATCCAGGTGGGAAAAATTGCTTCCCAGAGAATGCATGCGCCTACCAGCTTTGTGACTTCCTCATTGATTGCTTTGCTCCTGTTACCCGCTTGTCCCCTCTTTTTTGATTGATTGGGACGCTTCCTGTCGCAATGTTCAGGCTATGTTAATTGACCTTGAGATCTACCCTTATcatgttgtaacgcccgtagatccgggctagtcaatttagagataataggggtcgaaaatgacttttcgacaaaagattatttagaataaataatcttaaccaagttttataatatgtctcaagggttccgtacatataaaaaatgccgaaatccgagttataacgaagaagttatggcccgtcaaagttttacggcaaaaccggcatggcaccgggagacgtaaatagtgaatttttgataaaggactttttatccttatcgatccaaataaaagttgtagtatatgttaaactgagaacatacaaaaaaaaagaacgccaaaatctgacgtcgtatgaggaagttgtgaattttctaagatttggcatagcattgcacgacccgaaactcgaattttagttcgatcggtttttggcctacgcgacctaaatgagaattgaagatctcattaataggaactcaatagtaaaaagacagaagaaaacagagtctgtatatagaagttatgaatttttcgcggacatttaacagtataatctcctcgtattgttaaatttatgatcggtcgagaattagccaacggagtcaaaatgaaagttgtagatcttatttttacctacgtg
This window encodes:
- the LOC111876530 gene encoding F-box protein At5g52880 isoform X3, with amino-acid sequence MEGPMDRYHKLGLQQSFSRIYQYPLACKELALILKLSYSKFPKNLQSLVFQDVLAAFRLLPRMQTQTAIHAANTLLQAVESALPKQKKAQAVTEFKHAMVAHKRHSKARNNEEDSVELPQDVLVHVFSFLDLQSLLSSSQVCRSWNIASSDSHVWKTLYTNTSNTLSKINNHVHGELINDKCTQQGSLDWKNIFKKAYEAISWKKLLTSSRGFCKHCHAAVWVNDMGNNKTFGLKCKYHQINPISTRQIVEYIDGEYASSDSDNDSDCDSYDDFTPKLWAYPRRRN
- the LOC111876530 gene encoding F-box protein At5g52880 isoform X2 yields the protein MEGPMDRYHKLGLQQSFSRIYQYPLACKELALILKLSYSKFPKNLQSLVFQDVLAAFRLLPRMQTQTAIHAANTLLQAVESALPKQKKAQAVTEFKHAMVAHKRHSKARNNEEDSVELPQDVLVHVFSFLDLQSLLSSSQVCRSWNIASSDSHVWKTLYTNTSNTLSKINNHVHGELINDKCTQQGSLDWKNIFKKAYEAISWKKLLTSSRGFCKHCHAAVWVNDMGNNKTFGLKCKYHQINPISTRQIVEYIDGEYASSDSDNDSDCDSYDDFTPKLWAYPRRSEFSH
- the LOC111876530 gene encoding F-box protein At5g52880 isoform X1; the protein is MEGPMDRYHKLGLQQSFSRIYQYPLACKELALILKLSYSKFPKNLQSLVFQDVLAAFRLLPRMQTQTAIHAANTLLQAVESALPKQKKAQAVTEFKHAMVAHKRHSKARNNEEDSVELPQDVLVHVFSFLDLQSLLSSSQVCRSWNIASSDSHVWKTLYTNTSNTLSKINNHVHGELINDKCTQQGSLDWKNIFKKAYEAISWKKLLTSSRGFCKHCHAAVWVNDMGNNKTFGLKCKYHQINPISTRQIVEYIDGEYASSDSDNDSDCDSYDDFTPKLWAYPRRRLLGCYRKFKTYHFTL